GATCACGCGCGAGCGCATGCAAGCCGAGCTGCTGACGATCTGGGGTGGCGCCGACACCGACACCACTGTAATCTTCGTGACGCACAGCATCCCCGAGGCAGTATTCCTCTCCGACCGCGTGGTGGTGATGTCGCCGCGGCCCGGCCGGATCGAACATGTGGTCGAGATCGACCTACCGCGCCCACGCGACATTACCACGCGCGAGTCGCCGCGCTTCTTCGAGCTGGTGACAGTGGTGCGCGAGAGCCTGCGGGAAAGTTAGTCGTTCTACGTTTTGAGTTGTGCGCGCGCAGCTGAAACACTGTTCCCGCCAACCTGGCAGCCTGGCGCAGTAAGGGATTCAGAGGCAGAGCGCAGCCCAATCGCCGAACAGCTGCCAAATGAGAGGATGCCCATACTATGGCACTAGGCAGATTCGCCGCAGTTACTCAAAGCGCAAAACCCAACAACCAACACTCGCTGCTGCCGCCGGTGCTGATGTTTCTGCTGGGCGTGGCGCTGTGGGAGGGCCTGGTGCGCGGCTTCAATGTGCCGCTGTACCTGCTGCCGGCACCCAGCGGGATTGTGGCCACGTTCTTCCAGCAGCCCGGCTACCTGCTGCGGATCGGGCTATATACCTTCGGCGAGGCGCTGGCCGGCTTTGTGATCGGCTGCACGCTCGGCGCGCTGCTGGCGGCGGTGTGCGTGCGCTTCCGCAGGCTGGCCGAGGGGCTGGTGCCGGTGTCGATCGCCTCGAACGCCGTGCCGATCGTGGCGCTCTCGCCGCTGCTGGGCGTCTGGCTGGGCAGCACCACTGCAGCCTCGAAGATCGGCGTGGTAGCGATCATGACCCTGTTCCCAACCCTGGTGAATGTCTACCACGGCCTGACCAGCCCGAGCGCCGATGCGTTCCAGCTGATGCGCTCGTACGCTGCGCGCCAGAGCCTGGTGTTTCTGAAGCTGCGGCTGCCCTCGGCGCTGCCCTACCTGTTCAACGCGCTCAAGATCTGCTCGACCCTGAGCATGATCGGCGCGGTGGTGGCCGAATTTTTTGGCGGTACGCAGAACGCGCTCGGCGTGTATATCAAGAGCCAGGCCGGCATCCTACGCCTGCGCGAGGCCTGGTCGGGCATCCTGATGGCCTGCCTGTTCGGCATCAGCTTCTACCTGGTGAT
The sequence above is drawn from the Candidatus Kouleothrix ribensis genome and encodes:
- a CDS encoding ABC transporter permease, whose amino-acid sequence is MALGRFAAVTQSAKPNNQHSLLPPVLMFLLGVALWEGLVRGFNVPLYLLPAPSGIVATFFQQPGYLLRIGLYTFGEALAGFVIGCTLGALLAAVCVRFRRLAEGLVPVSIASNAVPIVALSPLLGVWLGSTTAASKIGVVAIMTLFPTLVNVYHGLTSPSADAFQLMRSYAARQSLVFLKLRLPSALPYLFNALKICSTLSMIGAVVAEFFGGTQNALGVYIKSQAGILRLREAWSGILMACLFGISFYLVIVALERWLMPWHVSFRKDRA